Sequence from the Candidatus Accumulibacter similis genome:
CGGTGTTGAAGGCGCCGAGGTCGATCTCCGATGGCGCTGCCGCCTTCCATAGACGCAAGGTACTGACGCGGTCCGTACCGTGGCCCGGAATGACGTAGTCGAACGCCTTCGCCTCGACCGAGTCCGCCGCATGCCATTCCGCCCATTCGCCGTGGTGCTCGCAGGTGCCGCCGAAGCGAACGGTGTGATGCTTGTTGGCACGCGGGAATTCCCAGGGTGATCGATCCTGCAGCCAGGCTTCCGGCTTCTCGACCTGTTGCCCGTGAAGGATCGACTGGGCAAACATGCCGTACTCGTAACGGACTCCATAACCCCAGGACGGCAGTCCGAGGGTGGCCATCGAATCGAGGAAGCAGGCAGCCAGTCGGCCCAGACCGCCATTGCCCAGCGCTGCATCGGGCTCGCACTCCATCACCTCGTCGAGCGACGGGCCCGGCGGCGTGAACACGGCCGCAGCCTGGTCGCGCAGCCCGATGGCCGAGAGCGCGTTGTTCATTGCCCGGCCGATCAGGAATTCCATCGACAGGTAGTAGATCCGGCGCGCCTTGTTGTCGCGGTCCGTATTCTGGGTGCGCACCCAGCGCGCTGCCAACTGCTCCCGTGCTACTTGCGAAAGCGCCAGATAGAGATCGGCGCGGGTGGCGCGGGTCGGCTCAGCTGCAACAGTTCCGACGAGTTTTTGCTCGATGGCGCAGCGCAGTTGTTCGCTTTCGGAAGAGGGGTTGGCGGCGTCGGACATCAGACTCGTACTCCAAAAAGGTTCATGGGCAACCCTCGCACTCGGCCAGGGCATGGGCAGCACCCAGCAGAGCCGGTGCAGGAGAAAGGATCACATAGGTCGGAATTGCGGCCAGATAGGAAGCGAAGCGCCCCTTGGCCTCGAACCGCGCGCGGAAGCGCGAGCGATCGAAGATATCCCCGAGACGGGGAATGATACCACCGCCAACATAAACGCCACCCTGTGCGCCGAGGGTGAGTGCGAGATTGCCGGCCAGCGAGCCGAGCAGCGCGCAGAAGGTGTCGATCACCGCCGCGCACTGCAGATCGTCGCCGGCCACGGCGCGTGCAACGATCTCGGCGGTGCTCAGGGGCACGTGCGTTCGTCCGTCCACCGTTGCGACCAGGCGATGCAGCAGTGGCAGGCCGCTGCCGGACACGATTCTCTCGGCAGAGACGTGCTGGAACTCGCGCCAGGCCAGCGCCAGGATTGCCGCCTCGCGCTCGTCTGCCGGGGCGAGCGAGCAATGACCGCCTTCGCCGCTTAGAGGCAGCCAGTGGTCAGCATGGCGGACGAGGCCGGAAACACCCAGCCCGGTGCCCGGACCGAGAACGGCCTTGGCTGCGCCGGCCACCGGGATGCCGCCGCCGACCGGCCGCAGTTCGGCAGCGGGCAGATGCGGCAGCGACAGGGCGAGGGCGCTGAAGTCGTTGAGAAGCAGCAGCCGCCGCAGCCCCAGCCGCGACCTGATGCTCTCGCGGGAGAAGCTCCACGAGGCGTTCGTCAGCGTGACGACACCCTCGTGTACCGGCGCCGCAATGGCGATCGCAGCGGCAGATGGGGCAGGGCTGGCAGTTGCTGCCAGGTAGGCCTGCATCGCCTCGACGGGCCCCGCGAAGTCGGCAACTGCCAGCAACTGCACTTGCCGTGGCGTGTTAGCTGCGTCGAGCAGCGCGAAGCGGGCATGCGTGCCGCCGATGTCGGCAACGATTCGTGTCGGCAGGTTCATTGGTGCCCGCACCAGCGATTGCCTGTCTGGGT
This genomic interval carries:
- the glk gene encoding glucokinase — translated: MNLPTRIVADIGGTHARFALLDAANTPRQVQLLAVADFAGPVEAMQAYLAATASPAPSAAAIAIAAPVHEGVVTLTNASWSFSRESIRSRLGLRRLLLLNDFSALALSLPHLPAAELRPVGGGIPVAGAAKAVLGPGTGLGVSGLVRHADHWLPLSGEGGHCSLAPADEREAAILALAWREFQHVSAERIVSGSGLPLLHRLVATVDGRTHVPLSTAEIVARAVAGDDLQCAAVIDTFCALLGSLAGNLALTLGAQGGVYVGGGIIPRLGDIFDRSRFRARFEAKGRFASYLAAIPTYVILSPAPALLGAAHALAECEGCP